One Dromiciops gliroides isolate mDroGli1 chromosome 3, mDroGli1.pri, whole genome shotgun sequence DNA segment encodes these proteins:
- the KMT2B gene encoding LOW QUALITY PROTEIN: histone-lysine N-methyltransferase 2B (The sequence of the model RefSeq protein was modified relative to this genomic sequence to represent the inferred CDS: inserted 4 bases in 2 codons; deleted 4 bases in 4 codons), whose product MAAAAGGGGCPGPGSARGRFPGRPRGPGGGGGRCGRGGGGERARVALRRGGGGAAGAGGAEPGEDTALRRLLGLRRGLRRLRRLWKGLHTRRGRGRGRGRARAGLQEESRQGQGQEEEEESSDEENEEEEEEFLGFPSDEDVAPSSLRSALRSQQGGTPRGRGRKHRTTPPPPPRPAEAVLPPQKALSRRRGETGKERMVQVLAELLQRAQAPPTPRGRGSESPTPRRPRGRPPGSCKKKKKLPAVIAATSAPKPALPIVPGNRRAGAWRCREALGPGSGSHKRGGSGRGGRGGRGRGRGRLPLLLKFVSKAKKMKMGQLTLGPEPGRGRGRRRGGRRGAPPGRVGSSRGGGQHQKWQQEEEEEEKKHEEEKKVTKEEEENPPSPPPPPPPPPSPPPPPPPPPPPPPAPEEEGDAPPPVATATRSRKRGRPPLTPTQRAERELARAGPEGXVPPPTPVPPAGPPEDSPTAPPKGTTFLKNIRQFIMPVVSARSSRLIKTPRRFIDEEPPRPPRTEASPPPRPPVEVSPPAPQEPAPAPSLTPTPTPTPTPTPTPTPTPTPSPPPRSPTPPPVPLPEKRRSILREPTFRWTSLSLELAPPPPPAPPPAPPPAPTTPSRRPLLLRAPQFTPSEAHLKIYESVLTTPLSGAPDPPEPEPPPADEPILEPEARTGGRTNHLSLPCFTPSATTPTKAEGPQGSLVPSSGQPQLQPQQPSPPQPLQQPPPPPDEQSLCARGTISLPLSGVEEKMFSLLKKAKVQLFKIDQQQHQQKVAPPPAPSSPGVKGEETVRTIKQSPDRGTVKSEDEFLEAKKERPPGPESPVQGPRIKHVCRHAAVALGQARAMVPEDVPRLSALPLRERHDLAADDTSSASETEGIPSRSRRGKVEPAGLAGSSGSTGTGGTLPHAPRRSLPSHQGKKMRMARCGRCRGCLRLQDCGSCVNCLDKPKFGGPNTKKQCCVYRKCDKIEARKMERLAKKGRTMVKTLLPWDSDESLEASPGPPGPRRGSGVGGPREEAVAPPGSEEQDPLLQRKSARRCVKQRPSYDIFEDSDDSDPGVPPASRRRAPRENELPLLEPEEQSRPRKATLQPVVQLKARRRLEKDTSAPGPFASFPNGWTGKQKSPDGIHRVRVDFKEDCDLENVWLMGGLSVLTSVPGGPPLVCLLCASKGLHELVFCQVCCDPFHPFCLEEAERPLPQHHDTWCCRRCKFCHVCGRKGRSTKHLLECERCRHAYHPACLGPSYPTRATRKRRHWICSACVRCKSCGAAPGKNWDSEWSGDCSLCPGCTQLYEKGNFCPICTRCYEDNDYESKMMQCAQCDHWVHAKCEGLSDEGYEILSGLPDSVLYTCGPCAGTAPPRWREALDGALRGGLHQVLQGLLSAKVTGPLLQCTQCGQDGEQLHRGPCDLRAVSQLFEDGQYSSVHSFMEDVVGILMRHMEEGDAPERRAVGQAKGLLLKLLESAFSWFDAHDPKYWRRSTRLPNGVLPNAVLPPSADHIYAQWRQQDSETPVSGHPPGGGAIPATQAKELALDPHIEDPRQCALCLKFGDADSKEAGRLLYIGQNEWTHVNCAIWSAEVFEENDGSLKNVHAAVARGRQMRCELCLKPGATVGCCLSSCLSNFHFMCARASCCIFQDDKKVFCQKHTDLLDGKEIVTPDGFDVLRRVYVDFEGISFKRKFLTGLEPDAINVLIGSIRIDSLGTLSDLSDCEGRLFPVGYQCSRLYWSTVDARRRCWYRCRILEYRPRGPREEPDHVGAAEENRTIVHSPVPTSELLGAESPQLGPEAVSLGPERYSPAQNTGPLPPPPEQSATPSPVPRSVSGARIKVPNYSPSRRPLGGVSCWPLPSPGSPSSLCHHIPTVGDLDFPAPPRRSRRPSPLASRLPPRRASPPSRPPPQLRVPPPTSALEALMPTSGELAPPGPASSPPPPPEDLGPDFEDMEVVPGLSAADLDFAASLLESEPFQEEEIVAEGAGGNSRGAPGDSSEEEAGPAAHYIHFPPTVVPGPGPPPGPIPGTPRIEQLDGVDDGTDSEAEAVQQPRGQEAPPSGPGVGGGGGWGGGGDGARPPEDLPSEIVEFVLKNLGGAGEGGAGPGEDPPLPPPSLANGSQASPAPLPTPADPPRTFAWLPGAPGVRVLSLSPAPEPPKTAASKIILVNKLGQVFVKMAGESEPAPPLPKRPXPPTPPPTPAWGLTPGPLLSVLPVVGVVRPPPPPPPSLTLVLSSGPPSPPRPAIRVKRVSTFAGRGPSAPPPNKAPRLDGEGESPESTPQSAGALGSGLSRVRMKTPTVRGVLDLDAPGEPSGGESPTPLPDRSPLLPLPDCGFSKVSEGPPDLLLEPQWHHYSGEASSSEDDPPSPEDKENQGPRRAGPHLRFEISSEDGFSVEAESLEGAWRTLIEKVQEARGHARLRHLSFSGMSGARLLGIHHDAVIFLAEQLPGAQRCHHYKFRYHQQGEGQEEPPLNPHGAARAEVYLRKCTFDMFNFLASQHRVLPEGAACDEEEDEVQLRSTRRATSLELPMAMRFRHLKKTSKEAVGVYRSAIHGRGLFCKRNIDAGEMVIEYSGIVIRSVLTDKREKYYDGKGIGCYMFRMDDFDVVDATMHGNAARFINHSCEPNCFSRVIHVEGQKHIVIFALRRILRGEELTYDYKFPIEDASNKLPCNCGAKRCRRFLN is encoded by the exons atggcggcggcggcgggcggCGGCGGTTGCCCGGGGCCTGGCTCGGCGCGG GGCCGCTTCCCGGGCCGGCCACGGGGCCCCGGCGGGGGCGGGGGCCGCTGCGGGCGGGGCGGCGGCGGGGAGCGGGCCCGGGTGGCCCTGCGGCGAGGCGGCGGCGGCGCGGCCGGGGCCGGGGGAGCGGAACCCGGCGAGGACACGGCCCTGCGCCGCCTGCTCGGCCTCCGCCGGGGCCTGCGCCGGCTCCGCCGTTTGTGGAAGGGTCTGCACACtcgccggggccggggccggggccggggccgggcccGGGCTGGCCTGCAGGAGGAGTCCCGACAGGGCcaggggcaggaggaggaggaggagagcagtGACGAGGAGaacgaggaggaggag GAGGAGTTTCTGGGTTTCCCCTCAGATGAAGATGTGGCCCCCAGTTCCCTGCGCTCTGCGCTTCGGTCCCAGCAAG GTGGAACCCCCAGAGGCCGGGGCCGAAAACACAGGACAACCCCCCCTCCACCTCCGCGCCCAGCTGAAGCAGTCCTCCCCCCCCAGAAGGCCCTGTCCCGGAGACGGGGTGAGACTGGCAAAGAGCGGATGGTGCAGGTACTGGCTGAGCTGCTTCAGCGGGCCCAGGCTCCCCCAACCCCCCGGGGCCGTGGCTCTGAATCTCCCACCCCTCGCCGGCCTCGAGGCAGACCACCGGGCTCttgtaagaagaagaagaagctgccAGCAGTGATAGCTGCGACATCGGCTCCTAAGCCAGCACTTCCTATAGTCCCAGGAAATCGACGAGCCGGGGCCTGGAGATGTCGAGAGGCCCTTGGCCCTGGCTCTGGGAGCCACAAAAGAGGGGGATCTGGCCGAGGGGGCCGAGGAGGTAGGGGCCGTGGCCGGGGAAGGCTCCCTCTCCTACTCAAGTTCGTGTCTAAGGCCAAAAAGATGAAGATGGGACAGTTGACCTTGGGGCCTGAGCCAGGACGGGGTCGAGGCCGTCGAAGGGGGGGACGTCGGGGGGCCCCTCCAGGTAGAGTTGGGTCTAGCCGAGGAGGGGGGCAACATCAGAAGTGGCagcaggaagaagaagaagaagaaaaaaaacatgaagaagagaaaaaggtgaccaaggaagaggaagaaaacccaccttcaccaccacctcctccgCCTCCCCCAccttcacctccccctcccccacctccccctcctccaccccctccagCCCCTGAGGAAGAGGGAGATGCACCACCTCCTGTGGCCACAGCTACTCGATCCCGAAAAAGAGGCCGGCCCCCCCTGACCCCTACCCAGAGAGCTGAACGGGAGTTGGCCCGAGCAGGGCCAGAGGG GGTTCCCCCCCCTACCCCTGTCCCCCCTGCAGGGCCTCCTGAAGACAGTCCCACAGCTCCCCCCAAGGGGACCACTTTCCTGAAAAACATCCGCCAGTTTATCATGCCTGTGGTGAGCGCCCGTTCTTCCCGTCTCATCAAGACTCCTCGACGGTTCATAGATGAAGAACCCCCCCGACCCCCAAGGACTGAGGCTTCACCCCCTCCCCGGCCACCTGTGGAAGTCTCTCCACCAGCCCCCCAGGAACCAGCTCCAGCTCCATCCcttacccctacccccacccccacccctacccctacccctacccctacccctactcCTACCCCTTCTCCACCTCCCCGCTCACCAACACCCCCACCAGTCCCTCTTCCTGAAAAGAGACGCTCTATTCTGAGGGAGCCCACATTCCGATGGACTTCCCTGAGTTTGGAGctagctccccctccccctccagctcCTCCACCAGCCCCACCCCCGGCACCCACGACCCCATCACGGAGGCCCCTTCTGCTTCGAGCTCCCCAGTTCACTCCCAGTGAAGCCCACCTGAAGATCTATGAATCTGTGTTGACCACACCTCTATCCGGCGCCCCTGATCCCCCTGAGCCAGAGCCTCCCCCAGCTGATGAACCTATTTTGGAGCCTGAGGCCCGGACGGGTGGCCGAACCAATCACCTCAGCTTGCCCTGCTTCACCCCTTCAGCAACCACACCCACAAAGGCTGAGGGACCACAAGGTTCCCTGGTCCCCAGCAGTGGGCAGCCGCAGCTACAGCCGCAGCAGCCTTCACCACCGCAGCCACTGCAgcagccaccccctccccctgaTGAGCAGAGTCTCTGTGCCCGGGGGACAATTTCACTTCCACTCTCTGGAGTAGAAGAGAAGATGTTCAGTCTTCTCAAGAAGGCAAAAGTGCAGCTGTTCAAGATCGATCAGCAACAGCACCAGCAGAAGGTGGCGCCCCCACCAGCTCCG TCAAGCCCTGGAGTGAAGGGGGAAGAGACTGTGAGGACCATCAAGCAGAGCCCTGACAGAGGGACTGTCAAGTCAGAGGATGAGTTTCTGGAAGCCAAGAAGGAGAGGCCTCCG GGTCCTGAGTCACCAGTACAGGGCCCTCGAATCAAACATGTTTGTCGTCATGCCGCTGTGGCATTGGGCCAGGCCCGAGCCATGGTGCCTGAGGATGTCCCCCGCCTCAGCGCCCTGCCCCTTCGGGAGCGGCATGATCTTGCAGCCGATG ATACATCGTCAGCATCAGAGACCGAAGGGATCCCATCCCGGTCCCGAAGGGGAAAGGTGGAGCCAGCGGGCCTGGCTGGGAGCTCGGGCTCCACAGGGACTGGGGGGACCCTGCCCCATGCCCCGAGACGGTCTCTGCCCTCCCACCAAGGCAAGAAGATGCGGATGGCACGATGTGGGCGCTGCCGAGGCTGCCTGCGGCTGCAAGACTGCGGCTCCTGTGTCAATTGCCTGGACAAACCCAAGTTTGGAGGCCCAAACACCAAAAAACAGTGCTGTGT gtACCGGAAGTGTGATAAGATTGAGGCCCGCAAGATGGAGCGCCTGGCTAAGAAAG GCCGCACAATGGTGAAGACACTGTTACCCTGGGATTCAGATGAATCCCTGGAAGCCTCTCCTGGGCCTCCTGGCCCACGTCGGGGGTCAGGA GTGGGGGGGCCCAGGGAGGAGGCAGTGGCCCCGCCTGGGTCTGAAGAGCAGGATCCCCTCCTGCAGCGCAAGTCAGCCCGGCGCTGTGTCAAACAGCGGCCTTCCTATGACATTTTTGAAGACTCGGATGACTCAGACCCAGGTGTCCCTCCAGCTTCCCGGCGCCGTGCCCCTCGAGAAAATG AGTTGCCCCTGCTGGAGCCTGAGGAGCAGAGCCGGCCCAGGAAGGCCACTTTGCAGCCTGTGGTGCAGCTCAAGGCTCGGAGGCGCCTAGAAAAG gaCACTTCTGCCCCTGGACCCTTTGCCTCCTTCCCTAATGGCTGGACTGGAAAGCAAAAGTCTCCTGATGGTATCCATCGAGTCCGTGTGGACTTCAAG gAGGACTGTGACCTCGAGAATGTGTGGCTGATGGGTGGTCTGAGCGTGCTCACTTCGGTGCCTGGGGGCCCTCCCCTCGTGTGTCTGCTGTGTGCCAGCAAAGGCTTACATGAG CTGGTGTTTTGCCAGGTGTGCTGTGACCCTTTCCACCCATTCTGCTTGGAGGAGGCAGAGCGGCCACTGCCCCAGCACCACGACACCTGGTGCTGCCGCCGATGCAAGTTCTGCCATGTTTGTGGGCGTAAGGGTCGTAGCACTAAG CACCTCTTGGAGTGTGAGCGCTGCCGCCATGCCTACCACCCTGCCTGCTTAGGGCCCAGCTACCCAACGCGTGCCACCCGTAAAAGGCGCCACTGG ATCTGCTCAGCCTGCGTTCGGTGCAAAAGCTGTGGAGCGGCCCCAGGAAAGAACTGGGACAGCGAGTGGTCCGGAGATTGTAGTCTTTGCCCTGGCTGTACCCAGCTCTATGAGAAAG GAAACTTTTGCCCAATTTGTACACGCTGCTATGAGGATAATGACTATGAGAGCAAGATGATGCAGTGTGCACAGTGTGACCATTGGGTGCATGCCAAGTGCGAGGGCCTCTCAG atgagggcTATGAGATTTTGTCTGGGCTGCCAGACTCGGTGCTATATACGTGTGGGCCCTGTGCTGGCACAGCCCCCCCTCGATGGAGAGAGGCCTTGGATGGGGCCCTTCGGGGGGGGCTGCACCAGGTACTCCAAGGGTTACTGAGTGCCAAGGTGACTGGACCGCTGCTGCAGTGCACCCAG TGTGGGCAGGATGGGGAGCAGTTGCACCGAGGACCCTGTGACCTCCGAGCTGTAAGCCAGCTCTTCGAAGATGGACAGTACAGCTCTGTG CACAGCTTCATGGAGGATGTAGTCGGTATCCTGATGAGACACATGGAGGAAGGAGATGCCCCTGAGCGCCGGGCTGTCGGGCAGGCCAAAGGGCTCTTATTGAAG CTACTAGAGTCTGCCTTCAGCTGGTTTGATGCCCACGATCCCAAGTACTGGAGACGGAGTACCCGGCTGCCCAA TGGAGTCCTGCCCAACGCAGTTCTGCCCCCATCTGCGGATCACATCTATGCTCAGTGGAGGCAACAAGACTCTGAGACCCCCGTATCTGGCCACCCCCCTGGTGGAGGTGCCATTCCAG CCACCCAGGCCAAGGAGCTAGCTTTGGATCCCCACATAGAGGACCCGCGCCAGTGTGCCCTCTGCCTCAAGTTTGGGGATGCCGACTCCAAG gAGGCCGGAAGGCTCTTATACATTGGACAGAACGAGTGGACACACGTCAATTGTGCCATTTGGTCGGCAGAAGTATTTGAGGAGAATGATGGCTCTCTCAAGAACGTTCACGCAGCTGTGGCCCGGGGCCGCCAGATG AGGTGTGAACTGTGCCTGAAGCCTGGAGCTACTGTGGGCTGCTGCTTGTCCTCTTGCCTCAGCAATTTCCACTTCATGTGTGCCCGAGCCAGCTGCTGTATCTTCCAGGATGACAAGAAGGTTTTTTGCCAAAAACACACGGACCTCCTGGATGGCAAG gagaTCGTGACTCCTGATGGCTTTGATGTTCTCCGCCGGGTCTATGTTGATTTTGAGGGCATCAGTTTCAAGCGAAAGTTTTTGACGGGATTAGAGCCAGATGCCATCAATGTGCTTATAG GCTCTATCCGAATCGATTCCTTGGGGACTCTGTCTGACCTGTCTGACTGCGAGGGAAGACTCTTTCCCGTTGGCTACCA GTGCTCGCGTCTGTATTGGAGCACAGTGGACGCCCGTCGGCGCTGCTGGTATCGGTGCCGGATCCTAGAGTATCGCCCCCGGGGCCCTCGGGAGGAACCTGACCACGTAGGGGCAGCAGAGGAGAACAGGACCATTGTGCATAGCCCCGTGCCCACTTCAG AGCTGCTTGGAGCCGAGTCCCCACAGCTGGGGCCTGAGGCAGTTTCCCTGGGTCCTGAGCGCTACTCCCCTGCCCAGAACACAGGCcccttg cccccccctccaGAGCAGAGCGCCACCCCGTCTCCAGTCCCCCGATCTGTCTCAGGGGCTAGAATCAAAGTGCCCAACTACTCACCTTCCCGAAGGCCCCTGGGCGGTGTCTCCTGCTGGCCACTCCCCTCCCCTG GAAGTCCGTCGTCTCTGTGTCACCACATCCCCACAGTCGGTGATCTGGACTTCCCAGCGCCCCCGAGACGTTCCCGCCGTCCCAGCCCCCTGGCTTCTCGGCTGCCGCCCCGCCGGGCCTCTCCACCTTCCAGGCCCCCTCCTCAGCTCAGGGTGCCCCCTCCTACCTCAGCCCTTGAGGCCCTCATGCCTACCTCAGGGGAGCTGGCTCCCCCTGGTCcagcctcctccccaccccctcctcctgaGGACTTGGGCCCCGACTTTGAGGACATGGAGGTGGTGCCGGGGCTGAGCGCGGCCGACTTGGACTTTGCGGCGAGCCTGCTCGAGTCTGAACCCTTCCAGGAGGAGGAGATTGTGGCCGAGGGGGCTGGGGGGAATAGCCGGGGGGCCCCTGGGGATAGTTCAGAGGAGGAGGCTGGCCCTGCTGCCCACTACATTCACTTCCCCCCAACTGTGGTGCCTGGGCCTGGCCCGCCACCTGGTCCCATACCCGGAACCCCCCGAATCGAACAGCTGGACGGAGTGGATGACGGCACGGACAGTGAAGCTGAGGCCGTCCAGCAGCCCCGGGGCCAGGAAGCCCCCCCTTcggggccgggggtgggggggggtggggggtgg gggggaggaggggatggggcAAGACCCCCCGAGGACCTTCCTTCAGAAATTGTGGAGTTTGTACTCAAGAACCTAGGTGGAGCTGGTGAGGGGGGTGCTGGCCCTGGTGAAGACCCCCCCCTCCCACCGCCCTCACTGGCTAATGGCAGCCAGGCCTCCCCAGCCCCGCTCCCCACCCCAGCCGATCCCCCCCGGACGTTTGCCTGGCTTCCTGGGGCTCCTGGGGTTCGAGTGCTGAGCCTCAGTCCTGCCCCGGAACCTCCCAAAACTGCTGCCTCCAAGATCATTCTTGTGAACAAACTGGGGCAGGTGTTTGTGAAAATGGCAGGGGAGAGTGAGCCAGCCCCGCCTCTACCCAAAcggcc ccccccaacccctcctcccaccccagccTGGGGTCTCACACCCGGGCCCTTGTTGAGCGTGCTGCCTGTGGTGGGGGTGGTGcgccccccacctccacctcccccaTCACTGACCCTGGTGCTGAGCAGCGGGCCCCCCAGTCCCCCCCGCCCAGCCATTCGAGTCAAGAGGGTGTCAACCTTCGCTGGCCGCGGCCCCTCAGCACCCCCCCCAAACAAGGCCCCCCGGCTGGATGGAGAGGGGGAGTCCCCTGAGAGTACCCCCCAATCAGCAGGGGCCTTGGGCAGTGG ATTGAGCAGAGTACGGATGAAAACCCCCACTGTTCGTGGAGTCTTGGATCTGGATGCTCCTGGGGAACCCAGTGGGGGAGAAAGTCCCAC GCCCCTTCCCGACCGGTCCCCATTGCTCCCACTGCCGGACTGTGGCTTCTCCAAGGTCTCTGAAGGCCCCCCAGACCTGCTGCTTGAGCCCCAGTGGCACCACTACTCAG GTGAAGCATCGAGTTCAGAGGATGATCCGCCATCCCCTGAAGACAAGGAGAATCAGGGGCCCCGGCGGGCAGGGCCCCACCTGCGCTTCGAGATCAGCAGTGAAGATGGCTTCAGTGTGGAAGCCGAGAGCCTGGAGG GGGCGTGGCGAACCTTGATTGAGAAGGTCCAGGAGGCCCGGGGTCATGCCCGGCTCAGGCATCTCTCCTTCAGTG GGATGAGTGGTGCGCGGCTCTTGGGGATCCACCATGATGCTGTGATCTTCCTGGCTGAGCAGCTGCCAGGGGCCCAGCGCTGCCACCACTACAAGTTCCGATACCACCagcagggggaggggcaggaagagCCTCCCCTGAACCCCCATGGTGCCGCCCGGGCAGAAGTCTACCTCCG GAAATGCACCTTTGACATGTTCAACTTCCTGGCGTCCCAGCATCGGGTGCTGCCTGAGGGCGCTGCCTgcgatgaggaggaggatgaggtgCAGCTCAGGTCTACCAG GCGGGCCACCAGTTTGGAGCTGCCCATGGCCATGCGCTTCCGTCATCTTAAGAAGACATCCAAAGAGGCCGTGGGGGTCTACAG ATCAGCCATCCATGGCCGAGGCTTGTTTTGCAAACGCAACATCGATGCCGGCGAGATGGTCATCGAGTACTCGGGCATAGTCATTCGCTCGGTGCTCACTGACAAGCGGGAGAAGTACTACGACGGGAAG GGCATTGGGTGCTACATGTTCCGCATGGACGACTTTGACGTGGTGGATGCCACCATGCACGGGAATGCTGCGCGTTTCATCAACCACTCATGTGAGCCCAACTGCTTCTCGAGGGTGATCCACGTGGAGGGTCAGAAGCACATCGTCATCTTCGCTCTCCGGCGCATCCTCAGGGGGGAGGAGCTCACCTATGACTATAAGTTCCCTATTGAGGATGCCAGCAACAAGCTGCCCTGCAACTGTGGGGCCAAACGATGTCGAAGATTCCTCAACTga